The Anas platyrhynchos isolate ZD024472 breed Pekin duck chromosome 3, IASCAAS_PekinDuck_T2T, whole genome shotgun sequence genome includes a window with the following:
- the LOC101803749 gene encoding opsin-5 has protein sequence MNGMASDHNASSQEEYLPHYLQKEDPFASKLSREADIIAGFYLTVIGILSTLGNGYVIFMSSKRKKKLRPAEIMTVNLAVCDLGISVVGKPFSIISFFSHRWVFGWMGCRWYGWAGFFFGCGSLITMTAVSLDRYLKICHLSYGTWLKRHHAFICLAVIWAYATFWATVPFAGVGSYAPEPFGTSCTLDWWLAQASVAGQAFILSILFFCLLFPTAVIVFSYVKIILKVKSSTKEVAHYDTRIQNSHILEMKLTKVAMLICAGFLIAWIPYAVVSVWSAFGQPDSVPIQFSVVPTLLAKSAAMYNPIIYQVIDCKFACCRSGGLKTLQKKNSLKKLRMYTISSHRDSTAMNETQLDV, from the exons ATGAATGGGATGGCATCAGATCACAACGCTTCCTCCCAGGAAGAGTACCTCCCACACTACCTACAGAAGGAAGACCCCTTTGCATCAAAGCTTTCTAGAGAAGCTGACATCATAGCTGGGTTTTATTTGACAGTAATTg GGATTCTTTCAACTCTGGGAAATGGGTACGTTATTTTTATGTCTTCAAAGCGAAAAAAGAAGTTGAGACCTGCTGAAATAATGACTGTTAATTTAGCAGTGTGTGATCTGGGCATTTCAG TTGTAGGGAAGCCCTTCAGtatcatttccttcttttctcacCGCTGGGTGTTTGGATGGATGGGCTGCCGTTGGTATGGATGGGCTGGTTTCTTCTTTGGCTGTGGGAGCCTTATTACCATGACAGCTGTCAGCCTGGATAGATACCTAAAAATCTGTCACTTGTCTTATG GTACTTGGCTTAAGAGACACCATGCCTTTATTTGTCTGGCAGTAATTTGGGCCTATGCAACATTCTGGGCAACGGTGCCTTTTGCTGGAGTGGGAAGCTATGCTCCTGAGCCTTTTGGGACCTCGTGCACTCTGGACTGGTGGCTGGCACAGGCTTCAGTGGCTGGGCAGGCTTTTATTCTGagtattcttttcttttgcctcCTGTTCCCAACTGCAGTGATTGTGTTTTCCTatgttaaaatcattttaaaagtcaAGTCATCCACCAAAGAGGTTGCTCACTATGACACCAGGATCCAGAACAGCCACATACTTGAAATGAAGCTGACCAAG GTGGCAATGTTGATCTGTGCAGGATTCCTCATTGCCTGGATCCCTTACGCTGTGGTCTCTGTGTGGTCAGCCTTTGGACAGCCAGATTCAGTTCCTATTCAGTTTTCAGTGGTACCAACTCTGCTTGCAAAGTCAGCAGCCATGTATAACCCAATTATTTACCAGGTCATTGATTGTAAGTTTGCCTGTTGCCGATCAGGTGGATTGAAGACACTGCAGAAGAAGAACTCTTTGAAGAAACTGAG GATGTATACCATATCTTCACACAGAGATTCAACGGCAATGAATGAAACTCAACTGGATGTATGA